Proteins found in one Orcinus orca chromosome 11, mOrcOrc1.1, whole genome shotgun sequence genomic segment:
- the LOC101287579 gene encoding mitogen-activated protein kinase 12 isoform X14: protein MSSPPPARKGFYRQEVTKTAWEVRAVYQDLQPVGSGAYGAVCSAVDSRTGAKVAIKKLYRPFQSELFAKRAYRELRLLKHMRHENVIGLLDVFTPNETLDDFTDFYLVMPFMGTDLGKLMEHEKLSEDRIQFLVYQMLKGLKVGAWGAAGVGGAPRRSCELTAADPSVSPQYIHAAGIIHRDLKPGNLAVNEDCELKILDFGLARQADSEMTGYVVTRWYRAPEVILNWMHYTQTGSELHERPPRAREKGFCRHPDQRKPSGREPPGEDAGAGCGAAGDGGQGADPPLLRVAPRHGGRAQSPKVR from the exons ATGAGCTCTCCGCCGCCCGCCCGCAAGGGCTTTTACCGCCAGGAGGTGACCAAGACGGCCTGGGAGGTGCGCGCCGTGTACCAGGACCTGCAGCCCGTAGGCTCGGGCGCCTATGGCGCCGTGTG CTCGGCGGTGGACAGCCGCACGGGCGCCAAGGTGGCCATAAAGAAGCTGTACCGGCCCTTCCAGTCCGAGCTGTTCGCCAAGCGCGCCTACCGCGAGCTGCGCCTGCTCAAGCACATGCGCCATGAGAAC GTAATTGGGCTGCTGGATGTGTTCACACCCAATGAGACCCTGGATGATTTCACAGACTT TTACCTGGTGATGCCGTTCATGGGCACCGACCTGGGGAAGCTCATGGAGCACGAGAAGCTGAGTGAGGACCGAATCCAGTTCCTCGTCTACCAGATGCTCAAGGGGCTGAAGGTGGGGGCTTGGGGTGCCGCCGGAGTGGGTGGGGCCCCCAGGCGTTCCTGCGAACTGACTGCTGCTGACCCCTCTGTGTCCCCACAGTACATCCATGCTGCTGGCATCATCCACAGG GACCTGAAGCCCGGCAACCTGGCCGTGAACGAGGACTGTGAGCTCAAG ATCCTGGACTTCGGCCTGGCCCGGCAGGCAGATAGCGAGATGACTGGGTACGTGGTGACCCGGTGGTACCGGGCGCCTGAGGTCATCTTGAATTGGATGCACTACACACAGACGG GCTCAGAACTACATGAACGGCCTCCCCGAGCTAGAGAAAAAGGATTTTGCCGCCATCCTGACCAACGCAAGCCCTCTGG ccgtGAACCTCCTGGAGAAGATGCTGGTGCTGGATGCGGAGCGGCGGGTGACGGCGGCCAAGGCGCTGACCCACCCCTACTTCGAGTCGCTCCACGACACGGAGGACGAGCCCAAAGCCCAAAAGTACGATGA
- the LOC101287579 gene encoding mitogen-activated protein kinase 12 isoform X10 codes for MPFMGTDLGKLMEHEKLSEDRIQFLVYQMLKGLKVGAWGAAGVGGAPRRSCELTAADPSVSPQYIHAAGIIHRDLKPGNLAVNEDCELKILDFGLARQADSEMTGYVVTRWYRAPEVILNWMHYTQTVDIWSVGCIMAEMITGETLFKGSDHLDQLKEIMKVTGTPPAEFVQRLQSAEAQNYMNGLPELEKKDFAAILTNASPLAVNLLEKMLVLDAERRVTAAKALTHPYFESLHDTEDEPKAQKYDESFDDVDRTLEEWKREWGALGRACGWTPPAPCRWPGLRVLGPPTLGCRLGEEHSGGQGAAGLPGQGDLSTWPLPAPRPASVPPHV; via the exons ATGCCGTTCATGGGCACCGACCTGGGGAAGCTCATGGAGCACGAGAAGCTGAGTGAGGACCGAATCCAGTTCCTCGTCTACCAGATGCTCAAGGGGCTGAAGGTGGGGGCTTGGGGTGCCGCCGGAGTGGGTGGGGCCCCCAGGCGTTCCTGCGAACTGACTGCTGCTGACCCCTCTGTGTCCCCACAGTACATCCATGCTGCTGGCATCATCCACAGG GACCTGAAGCCCGGCAACCTGGCCGTGAACGAGGACTGTGAGCTCAAG ATCCTGGACTTCGGCCTGGCCCGGCAGGCAGATAGCGAGATGACTGGGTACGTGGTGACCCGGTGGTACCGGGCGCCTGAGGTCATCTTGAATTGGATGCACTACACACAGACGG TGGACATCTGGTCAGTGGGCTGCATCATGGCTGAGATGATCACAGGGGAGACGCTCTTCAAAGGCAGCGACC ACCTGGACCAGCTGAAGGAGATCATGAAGGTGACAGGGACGCCTCCCGCCGAGTTCGTGCAGAGGCTGCAGAGTGCCGAG GCTCAGAACTACATGAACGGCCTCCCCGAGCTAGAGAAAAAGGATTTTGCCGCCATCCTGACCAACGCAAGCCCTCTGG ccgtGAACCTCCTGGAGAAGATGCTGGTGCTGGATGCGGAGCGGCGGGTGACGGCGGCCAAGGCGCTGACCCACCCCTACTTCGAGTCGCTCCACGACACGGAGGACGAGCCCAAAGCCCAAAAGTACGATGAATCCTTTGATGACGTGGACCGCACGCTGGAAGAGTGGAAGCGTGAGTGGGGGGCTCTGGGCAGGGCCTGTGGCTGGACCCCACCAGCCCCGTGCAGGTGGCCAGGGCTCAGAGTCCTGGGTCCCCCCACCCTGGGATGCAGGTTAGGTGAGGAACACAGTGGAGGTCAGGGGGCAGCTGGGCTTCCGGGCCAAGGCGACCTGAGCACTTGGCCTCTCCCGGCCCCCAGGCCTGCCAGCGTGCCTCCCCACGTCTAG
- the LOC101287579 gene encoding mitogen-activated protein kinase 12 isoform X15 yields the protein MPFMGTDLGKLMEHEKLSEDRIQFLVYQMLKGLKYIHAAGIIHRDLKPGNLAVNEDCELKILDFGLARQADSEMTGYVVTRWYRAPEVILNWMHYTQTVDIWSVGCIMAEMITGETLFKGSDHLDQLKEIMKVTGTPPAEFVQRLQSAEAQNYMNGLPELEKKDFAAILTNASPLAVNLLEKMLVLDAERRVTAAKALTHPYFESLHDTEDEPKAQKYDESFDDVDRTLEEWKREWGALGRACGWTPPAPCRWPGLRVLGPPTLGCRLGEEHSGGQGAAGLPGQGDLSTWPLPAPRPASVPPHV from the exons ATGCCGTTCATGGGCACCGACCTGGGGAAGCTCATGGAGCACGAGAAGCTGAGTGAGGACCGAATCCAGTTCCTCGTCTACCAGATGCTCAAGGGGCTGAAG TACATCCATGCTGCTGGCATCATCCACAGG GACCTGAAGCCCGGCAACCTGGCCGTGAACGAGGACTGTGAGCTCAAG ATCCTGGACTTCGGCCTGGCCCGGCAGGCAGATAGCGAGATGACTGGGTACGTGGTGACCCGGTGGTACCGGGCGCCTGAGGTCATCTTGAATTGGATGCACTACACACAGACGG TGGACATCTGGTCAGTGGGCTGCATCATGGCTGAGATGATCACAGGGGAGACGCTCTTCAAAGGCAGCGACC ACCTGGACCAGCTGAAGGAGATCATGAAGGTGACAGGGACGCCTCCCGCCGAGTTCGTGCAGAGGCTGCAGAGTGCCGAG GCTCAGAACTACATGAACGGCCTCCCCGAGCTAGAGAAAAAGGATTTTGCCGCCATCCTGACCAACGCAAGCCCTCTGG ccgtGAACCTCCTGGAGAAGATGCTGGTGCTGGATGCGGAGCGGCGGGTGACGGCGGCCAAGGCGCTGACCCACCCCTACTTCGAGTCGCTCCACGACACGGAGGACGAGCCCAAAGCCCAAAAGTACGATGAATCCTTTGATGACGTGGACCGCACGCTGGAAGAGTGGAAGCGTGAGTGGGGGGCTCTGGGCAGGGCCTGTGGCTGGACCCCACCAGCCCCGTGCAGGTGGCCAGGGCTCAGAGTCCTGGGTCCCCCCACCCTGGGATGCAGGTTAGGTGAGGAACACAGTGGAGGTCAGGGGGCAGCTGGGCTTCCGGGCCAAGGCGACCTGAGCACTTGGCCTCTCCCGGCCCCCAGGCCTGCCAGCGTGCCTCCCCACGTCTAG
- the LOC101287579 gene encoding mitogen-activated protein kinase 12 isoform X12, whose protein sequence is MSSPPPARKGFYRQEVTKTAWEVRAVYQDLQPVGSGAYGAVCSAVDSRTGAKVAIKKLYRPFQSELFAKRAYRELRLLKHMRHENVIGLLDVFTPNETLDDFTDFYLVMPFMGTDLGKLMEHEKLSEDRIQFLVYQMLKGLKDLKPGNLAVNEDCELKAQNYMNGLPELEKKDFAAILTNASPLAVNLLEKMLVLDAERRVTAAKALTHPYFESLHDTEDEPKAQKYDESFDDVDRTLEEWKREWGALGRACGWTPPAPCRWPGLRVLGPPTLGCRLGEEHSGGQGAAGLPGQGDLSTWPLPAPRPASVPPHV, encoded by the exons ATGAGCTCTCCGCCGCCCGCCCGCAAGGGCTTTTACCGCCAGGAGGTGACCAAGACGGCCTGGGAGGTGCGCGCCGTGTACCAGGACCTGCAGCCCGTAGGCTCGGGCGCCTATGGCGCCGTGTG CTCGGCGGTGGACAGCCGCACGGGCGCCAAGGTGGCCATAAAGAAGCTGTACCGGCCCTTCCAGTCCGAGCTGTTCGCCAAGCGCGCCTACCGCGAGCTGCGCCTGCTCAAGCACATGCGCCATGAGAAC GTAATTGGGCTGCTGGATGTGTTCACACCCAATGAGACCCTGGATGATTTCACAGACTT TTACCTGGTGATGCCGTTCATGGGCACCGACCTGGGGAAGCTCATGGAGCACGAGAAGCTGAGTGAGGACCGAATCCAGTTCCTCGTCTACCAGATGCTCAAGGGGCTGAAG GACCTGAAGCCCGGCAACCTGGCCGTGAACGAGGACTGTGAGCTCAAG GCTCAGAACTACATGAACGGCCTCCCCGAGCTAGAGAAAAAGGATTTTGCCGCCATCCTGACCAACGCAAGCCCTCTGG ccgtGAACCTCCTGGAGAAGATGCTGGTGCTGGATGCGGAGCGGCGGGTGACGGCGGCCAAGGCGCTGACCCACCCCTACTTCGAGTCGCTCCACGACACGGAGGACGAGCCCAAAGCCCAAAAGTACGATGAATCCTTTGATGACGTGGACCGCACGCTGGAAGAGTGGAAGCGTGAGTGGGGGGCTCTGGGCAGGGCCTGTGGCTGGACCCCACCAGCCCCGTGCAGGTGGCCAGGGCTCAGAGTCCTGGGTCCCCCCACCCTGGGATGCAGGTTAGGTGAGGAACACAGTGGAGGTCAGGGGGCAGCTGGGCTTCCGGGCCAAGGCGACCTGAGCACTTGGCCTCTCCCGGCCCCCAGGCCTGCCAGCGTGCCTCCCCACGTCTAG
- the LOC101287579 gene encoding mitogen-activated protein kinase 12 isoform X8, whose protein sequence is MSSPPPARKGFYRQEVTKTAWEVRAVYQDLQPVGSGAYGAVCSAVDSRTGAKVAIKKLYRPFQSELFAKRAYRELRLLKHMRHENVIGLLDVFTPNETLDDFTDFYLVMPFMGTDLGKLMEHEKLSEDRIQFLVYQMLKGLKVGAWGAAGVGGAPRRSCELTAADPSVSPQYIHAAGIIHRDLKPGNLAVNEDCELKAQNYMNGLPELEKKDFAAILTNASPLAVNLLEKMLVLDAERRVTAAKALTHPYFESLHDTEDEPKAQKYDESFDDVDRTLEEWKREWGALGRACGWTPPAPCRWPGLRVLGPPTLGCRLGEEHSGGQGAAGLPGQGDLSTWPLPAPRPASVPPHV, encoded by the exons ATGAGCTCTCCGCCGCCCGCCCGCAAGGGCTTTTACCGCCAGGAGGTGACCAAGACGGCCTGGGAGGTGCGCGCCGTGTACCAGGACCTGCAGCCCGTAGGCTCGGGCGCCTATGGCGCCGTGTG CTCGGCGGTGGACAGCCGCACGGGCGCCAAGGTGGCCATAAAGAAGCTGTACCGGCCCTTCCAGTCCGAGCTGTTCGCCAAGCGCGCCTACCGCGAGCTGCGCCTGCTCAAGCACATGCGCCATGAGAAC GTAATTGGGCTGCTGGATGTGTTCACACCCAATGAGACCCTGGATGATTTCACAGACTT TTACCTGGTGATGCCGTTCATGGGCACCGACCTGGGGAAGCTCATGGAGCACGAGAAGCTGAGTGAGGACCGAATCCAGTTCCTCGTCTACCAGATGCTCAAGGGGCTGAAGGTGGGGGCTTGGGGTGCCGCCGGAGTGGGTGGGGCCCCCAGGCGTTCCTGCGAACTGACTGCTGCTGACCCCTCTGTGTCCCCACAGTACATCCATGCTGCTGGCATCATCCACAGG GACCTGAAGCCCGGCAACCTGGCCGTGAACGAGGACTGTGAGCTCAAG GCTCAGAACTACATGAACGGCCTCCCCGAGCTAGAGAAAAAGGATTTTGCCGCCATCCTGACCAACGCAAGCCCTCTGG ccgtGAACCTCCTGGAGAAGATGCTGGTGCTGGATGCGGAGCGGCGGGTGACGGCGGCCAAGGCGCTGACCCACCCCTACTTCGAGTCGCTCCACGACACGGAGGACGAGCCCAAAGCCCAAAAGTACGATGAATCCTTTGATGACGTGGACCGCACGCTGGAAGAGTGGAAGCGTGAGTGGGGGGCTCTGGGCAGGGCCTGTGGCTGGACCCCACCAGCCCCGTGCAGGTGGCCAGGGCTCAGAGTCCTGGGTCCCCCCACCCTGGGATGCAGGTTAGGTGAGGAACACAGTGGAGGTCAGGGGGCAGCTGGGCTTCCGGGCCAAGGCGACCTGAGCACTTGGCCTCTCCCGGCCCCCAGGCCTGCCAGCGTGCCTCCCCACGTCTAG
- the LOC101287579 gene encoding mitogen-activated protein kinase 12 isoform X9: MRTYLVMPFMGTDLGKLMEHEKLSEDRIQFLVYQMLKGLKVGAWGAAGVGGAPRRSCELTAADPSVSPQYIHAAGIIHRDLKPGNLAVNEDCELKILDFGLARQADSEMTGYVVTRWYRAPEVILNWMHYTQTVDIWSVGCIMAEMITGETLFKGSDHLDQLKEIMKVTGTPPAEFVQRLQSAEAQNYMNGLPELEKKDFAAILTNASPLAVNLLEKMLVLDAERRVTAAKALTHPYFESLHDTEDEPKAQKYDESFDDVDRTLEEWKREWGALGRACGWTPPAPCRWPGLRVLGPPTLGCRLGEEHSGGQGAAGLPGQGDLSTWPLPAPRPASVPPHV, translated from the exons ATGAGAAC TTACCTGGTGATGCCGTTCATGGGCACCGACCTGGGGAAGCTCATGGAGCACGAGAAGCTGAGTGAGGACCGAATCCAGTTCCTCGTCTACCAGATGCTCAAGGGGCTGAAGGTGGGGGCTTGGGGTGCCGCCGGAGTGGGTGGGGCCCCCAGGCGTTCCTGCGAACTGACTGCTGCTGACCCCTCTGTGTCCCCACAGTACATCCATGCTGCTGGCATCATCCACAGG GACCTGAAGCCCGGCAACCTGGCCGTGAACGAGGACTGTGAGCTCAAG ATCCTGGACTTCGGCCTGGCCCGGCAGGCAGATAGCGAGATGACTGGGTACGTGGTGACCCGGTGGTACCGGGCGCCTGAGGTCATCTTGAATTGGATGCACTACACACAGACGG TGGACATCTGGTCAGTGGGCTGCATCATGGCTGAGATGATCACAGGGGAGACGCTCTTCAAAGGCAGCGACC ACCTGGACCAGCTGAAGGAGATCATGAAGGTGACAGGGACGCCTCCCGCCGAGTTCGTGCAGAGGCTGCAGAGTGCCGAG GCTCAGAACTACATGAACGGCCTCCCCGAGCTAGAGAAAAAGGATTTTGCCGCCATCCTGACCAACGCAAGCCCTCTGG ccgtGAACCTCCTGGAGAAGATGCTGGTGCTGGATGCGGAGCGGCGGGTGACGGCGGCCAAGGCGCTGACCCACCCCTACTTCGAGTCGCTCCACGACACGGAGGACGAGCCCAAAGCCCAAAAGTACGATGAATCCTTTGATGACGTGGACCGCACGCTGGAAGAGTGGAAGCGTGAGTGGGGGGCTCTGGGCAGGGCCTGTGGCTGGACCCCACCAGCCCCGTGCAGGTGGCCAGGGCTCAGAGTCCTGGGTCCCCCCACCCTGGGATGCAGGTTAGGTGAGGAACACAGTGGAGGTCAGGGGGCAGCTGGGCTTCCGGGCCAAGGCGACCTGAGCACTTGGCCTCTCCCGGCCCCCAGGCCTGCCAGCGTGCCTCCCCACGTCTAG
- the LOC101287579 gene encoding mitogen-activated protein kinase 12 isoform X2, protein MSSPPPARKGFYRQEVTKTAWEVRAVYQDLQPVGSGAYGAVCSAVDSRTGAKVAIKKLYRPFQSELFAKRAYRELRLLKHMRHENVIGLLDVFTPNETLDDFTDFYLVMPFMGTDLGKLMEHEKLSEDRIQFLVYQMLKGLKYIHAAGIIHRDLKPGNLAVNEDCELKILDFGLARQADSEMTGYVVTRWYRAPEVILNWMHYTQTVDIWSVGCIMAEMITGETLFKGSDHLDQLKEIMKVTGTPPAEFVQRLQSAEAQNYMNGLPELEKKDFAAILTNASPLAVNLLEKMLVLDAERRVTAAKALTHPYFESLHDTEDEPKAQKYDESFDDVDRTLEEWKREWGALGRACGWTPPAPCRWPGLRVLGPPTLGCRLGEEHSGGQGAAGLPGQGDLSTWPLPAPRPASVPPHV, encoded by the exons ATGAGCTCTCCGCCGCCCGCCCGCAAGGGCTTTTACCGCCAGGAGGTGACCAAGACGGCCTGGGAGGTGCGCGCCGTGTACCAGGACCTGCAGCCCGTAGGCTCGGGCGCCTATGGCGCCGTGTG CTCGGCGGTGGACAGCCGCACGGGCGCCAAGGTGGCCATAAAGAAGCTGTACCGGCCCTTCCAGTCCGAGCTGTTCGCCAAGCGCGCCTACCGCGAGCTGCGCCTGCTCAAGCACATGCGCCATGAGAAC GTAATTGGGCTGCTGGATGTGTTCACACCCAATGAGACCCTGGATGATTTCACAGACTT TTACCTGGTGATGCCGTTCATGGGCACCGACCTGGGGAAGCTCATGGAGCACGAGAAGCTGAGTGAGGACCGAATCCAGTTCCTCGTCTACCAGATGCTCAAGGGGCTGAAG TACATCCATGCTGCTGGCATCATCCACAGG GACCTGAAGCCCGGCAACCTGGCCGTGAACGAGGACTGTGAGCTCAAG ATCCTGGACTTCGGCCTGGCCCGGCAGGCAGATAGCGAGATGACTGGGTACGTGGTGACCCGGTGGTACCGGGCGCCTGAGGTCATCTTGAATTGGATGCACTACACACAGACGG TGGACATCTGGTCAGTGGGCTGCATCATGGCTGAGATGATCACAGGGGAGACGCTCTTCAAAGGCAGCGACC ACCTGGACCAGCTGAAGGAGATCATGAAGGTGACAGGGACGCCTCCCGCCGAGTTCGTGCAGAGGCTGCAGAGTGCCGAG GCTCAGAACTACATGAACGGCCTCCCCGAGCTAGAGAAAAAGGATTTTGCCGCCATCCTGACCAACGCAAGCCCTCTGG ccgtGAACCTCCTGGAGAAGATGCTGGTGCTGGATGCGGAGCGGCGGGTGACGGCGGCCAAGGCGCTGACCCACCCCTACTTCGAGTCGCTCCACGACACGGAGGACGAGCCCAAAGCCCAAAAGTACGATGAATCCTTTGATGACGTGGACCGCACGCTGGAAGAGTGGAAGCGTGAGTGGGGGGCTCTGGGCAGGGCCTGTGGCTGGACCCCACCAGCCCCGTGCAGGTGGCCAGGGCTCAGAGTCCTGGGTCCCCCCACCCTGGGATGCAGGTTAGGTGAGGAACACAGTGGAGGTCAGGGGGCAGCTGGGCTTCCGGGCCAAGGCGACCTGAGCACTTGGCCTCTCCCGGCCCCCAGGCCTGCCAGCGTGCCTCCCCACGTCTAG